CGATGACGTCGACGTCGCTGCGCCCGGCCAGGATTTCCAGCGCCTCGACCGGCGAGGTGGTGGACAGGATGGTGAACGAATCTTCCAGCAGGTCGGCCAGCGCCACCAGGATTTCCGGTTCGTCATCGACCAGCAGGACGACGGGACGATCGGTCATGCGTGTTCTCCCGCCGGCAGGGCGGTGGAATCGGCCATGGCCGCCAGATGCGGCTGCCACGGCACGGACACGGTGAAGACCGTCCCGCCGGCGGCCCCATCGGTCGTCCCGTCGGCCGAACGCGGCGCATCGGTGATCGAGATCGTGCCGCGATGGGCCTGCACGACGCCATAGGCGATGGCCAGCCCCAGCCCGGTGCCCGCGCCGACCGGCTTGGTGGTGAAGAACGGCTCGAAGATCCGCTCCTTCAGGTCCGGCGGAATCCCCGGCCCGTTATCCATCACGGTGAAGACATAGGTCCGCCCCGCCTCGCCGTCGCGCAGTTCGGTGCCGATCCGGATCATGCCCCGCGCGGGTCCCGCGTCGCTCATGGACTGTATCGCGTCGGCGGCGTTGCTGATGATGTTCATAAGCACCTGGTTGAGCAGCGCCGACTGGCAATACAGCCGGTCGGGCGCGCGATAATCCCGTTCCACCACGATCTCGCTGCCGAATTTCTGCCCCAGCAGCGCCAGCACCGTCTCCAGCGCCTCCGGCACGTCGATGACCTGGAACTGGCCTTCTTCCAGGCGCGAGAACTTGCGCAGGTTCAGCACCAGGTTCTGGATTCGCCGCAACCCCAGGTTCATCGATTCGACGCGATCGCGGCATTTCATCAGCGCGGCATGATGCCCGGCATCCGCCGGCGCCGCATCGCGTTCCTCATCCGCGATCACCCGCGCCAGCAGGCGGGCGACCGTGTCCTTGTGCGCCAGGATGAAGGCCAGCGGATTGTTGATCTCGTGCGCGATGCCGGCCACCAGTTCGCCCAGCGAGGCCATCTTGGCGGTCTGGATCAGCTTGCCCTGGGTTTCGATCAGCTTGCGGTTGGCATCGGCCAGTTCGGCGTTGGCCTGTTCCAGCGCCTCGGCCAGCGAGGCCTTGGACGCGATGGACGCCGCCTCGGCCCGCGCGGTCTCCACCGCGATCTCGCGCGCCTGCCGTTCCTGGTCCACGCGCCGCGCCTCGTCCTGCAGCAGCTTGCGCCGCACCAGCGCGCGGATGCGCAGCGCCAGCACGTCGGGCTCGACATCGTCGGCCACCAGGTCGTCCACCCCGGCCTCGAACGCCCGGGCCGAGAACACGCCCCGCAGCGCCTGCCCGCCGCTCAGCCCCAGGATGCGGGGCGGCACGCCGCCCGCCACCACGACCTCCTGCCGCACATCGTCCAGTTCGCGGCAGAAGGCGATGCCGTCGAAGGCGTCGGACACCAGGTCCACGACCACGCAGTCGGGTTCGCGCGCCGCTTCGAACCAGTCCTGCCGGTCCATCGACATCGGCTGGTGGGCCACCGTGACCTCGTGCCCGTCGCTGCGCATCAGGGCCGCCAGCGACGTCACGTCACGGTCACGCGTCCCGTCGCCGCCCACGATCAGGATACGCGCCCGGCGGAACATGCCGTCGCGCGCCCCCGCGCCGTCACGCAGCAGCGCGCCCGCGCCCTCGCGCAGCAGCGCGCGGATGCGAAAGACGATCAGGTCCGGGTCGGCCGATTTGGGCACATAGGCATCGGCGCCGCTTTCCAGCCCCTCGCGCTCCAGCCCCGGCTCGCCGCCCTCGGTCAGCATCAGGACGGGAATCATGCGCGTGACCGCGCTCATGCGCAGTTGCCGGGCCATCTGCCCGCCATTCATGCCCGGCAGGTGATAATCGGCCACCACCAGGTCGGGAATCCGCCCGTCCAGGGAATCCAGCG
This genomic stretch from Gluconacetobacter diazotrophicus PA1 5 harbors:
- a CDS encoding response regulator, with product MTGGASQAAASRAVPPQEGPARPALLLVEDSDTQALRIRRMLESHGFAVTRVASGEAALDSLDGRIPDLVVADYHLPGMNGGQMARQLRMSAVTRMIPVLMLTEGGEPGLEREGLESGADAYVPKSADPDLIVFRIRALLREGAGALLRDGAGARDGMFRRARILIVGGDGTRDRDVTSLAALMRSDGHEVTVAHQPMSMDRQDWFEAAREPDCVVVDLVSDAFDGIAFCRELDDVRQEVVVAGGVPPRILGLSGGQALRGVFSARAFEAGVDDLVADDVEPDVLALRIRALVRRKLLQDEARRVDQERQAREIAVETARAEAASIASKASLAEALEQANAELADANRKLIETQGKLIQTAKMASLGELVAGIAHEINNPLAFILAHKDTVARLLARVIADEERDAAPADAGHHAALMKCRDRVESMNLGLRRIQNLVLNLRKFSRLEEGQFQVIDVPEALETVLALLGQKFGSEIVVERDYRAPDRLYCQSALLNQVLMNIISNAADAIQSMSDAGPARGMIRIGTELRDGEAGRTYVFTVMDNGPGIPPDLKERIFEPFFTTKPVGAGTGLGLAIAYGVVQAHRGTISITDAPRSADGTTDGAAGGTVFTVSVPWQPHLAAMADSTALPAGEHA